A window from Rhizosphaericola mali encodes these proteins:
- the hemB gene encoding porphobilinogen synthase produces MYLQRRNRTLRRNESIRSLVRETILTPNDFMAPVFIGEGKGEKHEIPSMPGYYRYSLDLMIKEVKELYSVGVKAINPYVKASDNLKDNTGKESWNPNGLMQTSIRAIKDAVPEMIIMSDVALDPYSIYGHDGIIENGDIVNDATIEALTKMSLSHAEAGVDFVAPSDMMDGRVAAFRKAFEENGYSHVGIMTYAAKYASCFYGPFRDALDSAPVDSQNIPKNKKTYQMDPANRTEAIKETLDDIAEGADIVMVKPAMAYLDILREVRNAVNVPVSAYQVSGEYAMIKAAAQNGWLDEKVTMMESLTCIKRAGADIISTYFAKEAAMLLNG; encoded by the coding sequence ATGTACTTACAAAGAAGAAACAGAACCTTAAGAAGAAATGAATCAATCAGAAGCTTAGTAAGAGAAACGATATTGACTCCAAATGATTTTATGGCACCGGTATTTATTGGAGAAGGAAAGGGGGAAAAACACGAAATTCCTTCCATGCCGGGATACTATAGATATTCTTTGGATTTAATGATTAAAGAAGTGAAGGAATTATATAGTGTAGGTGTTAAGGCTATCAATCCTTATGTAAAAGCTAGTGATAATCTCAAAGATAATACGGGAAAAGAATCTTGGAATCCAAATGGCTTAATGCAAACCAGTATTAGAGCTATCAAAGATGCCGTACCTGAAATGATTATCATGAGTGATGTAGCATTAGATCCATATTCTATCTACGGACATGATGGTATTATTGAAAATGGCGACATTGTAAATGATGCAACTATTGAAGCTTTGACTAAAATGAGTTTAAGTCATGCAGAAGCTGGTGTGGATTTCGTGGCGCCTAGTGATATGATGGATGGTCGTGTTGCTGCATTTAGAAAAGCATTTGAAGAAAATGGTTATAGTCATGTAGGTATTATGACTTATGCCGCAAAATATGCTTCTTGCTTTTATGGACCTTTTCGTGATGCATTAGATAGTGCACCTGTTGATAGTCAAAATATTCCAAAGAATAAAAAAACGTATCAGATGGATCCTGCCAATAGAACTGAAGCAATCAAGGAAACTTTGGATGATATTGCAGAAGGAGCAGATATCGTAATGGTAAAACCAGCGATGGCGTATTTGGATATTTTGAGAGAAGTTCGCAATGCGGTGAATGTTCCGGTAAGTGCTTATCAAGTGAGTGGTGAATACGCCATGATTAAAGCGGCGGCTCAAAATGGTTGGCTAGATGAAAAAGTAACCATGATGGAAAGCCTAACTTGTATCAAAAGAGCTGGTGCTGACATTATTTCAACCTATTTTGCAAAAGAAGCTGCGATGCTTTTAAATGGTTAA
- a CDS encoding alpha-L-fucosidase, which translates to MKLKLLTIIAFSLTIHANAQQHNTSKDYTPPTDPLVQKKLVQWQTEKFGLLMHWGTYSEWGVVESWSICPEDEGWCERKGPYKDNYFEYVKAYENLQKTFNPTEFNPQKWADAAKNAGMKYVVFTTKHHDGFNMFDTKYSDYKVTDPKDPFSANPKANIAKEVFSAFRNDNFMIGAYYSKPDWHSNDYWWRYFPPSSRNPSYNPKKYPEKWEAYKQFVYNQIGELTSDYGSIDILWLDGGWVRPKSTIDTSVDWQKSIPYDQDIDMPKIATMARKNQPGLLFVDRTVSGEYENYVTPEQSIPAHYLPYPWESCMTLGNSWSYVPNDTYKSANKVIHILTEVVSKNGNLLLNIGPSRKGDWDPNAYSRLKEIGKWLDINGNAIYNSVGDSTIGAQGKFVFTNKANTVFAIYRADENENKLPNEISIQNLTGKKIKSVKLLGASSKLKWKQDANSLQIAISDKLNQNLPCKEAWSFEIDY; encoded by the coding sequence ATGAAACTTAAACTATTGACTATCATTGCATTTTCATTAACAATTCATGCAAATGCACAACAACATAATACCAGTAAAGATTATACCCCTCCAACAGATCCACTTGTACAAAAAAAATTAGTGCAATGGCAAACCGAAAAATTTGGATTACTTATGCATTGGGGAACTTATAGCGAGTGGGGAGTTGTAGAAAGTTGGAGTATTTGTCCTGAAGATGAAGGTTGGTGCGAAAGAAAAGGTCCTTATAAAGATAATTACTTCGAATATGTAAAAGCGTACGAAAATTTGCAAAAAACATTTAACCCAACTGAATTTAATCCTCAAAAATGGGCGGATGCTGCTAAAAATGCGGGAATGAAATATGTTGTTTTCACAACAAAACATCATGACGGCTTCAATATGTTTGATACTAAATATTCAGACTATAAAGTAACCGACCCCAAAGATCCATTCTCGGCCAATCCAAAAGCGAATATTGCCAAAGAAGTTTTTTCTGCATTTAGAAATGATAATTTCATGATTGGCGCATATTACTCCAAACCGGATTGGCATAGTAATGATTACTGGTGGCGTTATTTTCCACCTTCCAGTCGCAATCCTTCCTACAATCCAAAGAAATATCCTGAAAAATGGGAAGCGTACAAACAATTTGTCTATAATCAAATTGGCGAGTTAACTTCAGATTATGGATCGATTGATATTTTGTGGCTTGACGGCGGCTGGGTACGTCCAAAATCAACAATAGATACAAGTGTAGATTGGCAAAAATCTATCCCTTATGACCAAGATATTGATATGCCAAAAATCGCAACTATGGCTAGAAAAAATCAGCCAGGACTTTTATTTGTGGATAGAACTGTAAGTGGTGAATATGAAAACTATGTAACTCCCGAACAATCTATCCCTGCGCATTATTTACCTTATCCATGGGAAAGTTGCATGACGCTTGGCAATAGTTGGTCTTATGTACCAAATGACACTTATAAATCAGCGAACAAAGTCATTCATATATTGACAGAAGTTGTCTCTAAAAATGGGAATTTACTTTTAAATATCGGACCAAGTCGAAAAGGTGATTGGGATCCTAATGCATATAGTCGCCTCAAAGAAATTGGTAAATGGTTAGATATAAATGGGAATGCAATATATAATAGTGTTGGTGACAGTACTATTGGAGCACAAGGAAAATTTGTATTTACAAATAAGGCAAATACGGTATTTGCCATTTATCGCGCAGATGAAAATGAGAACAAATTACCCAATGAAATTTCTATCCAGAATCTAACTGGAAAGAAAATTAAATCCGTAAAACTTTTAGGTGCATCTTCTAAATTGAAATGGAAACAAGACGCTAATAGTTTACAAATAGCTATTTCAGATAAATTGAATCAAAATCTCCCATGTAAAGAAGCATGGAGTTTTGAAATTGATTATTAA
- a CDS encoding SusC/RagA family TonB-linked outer membrane protein: MWIKNCRWLLMLMAMFMMVCGYAQQIKTVTGSVSDEKGTPVEGVSIRVTNGKALGMTDTKGSFSVKIGTTVSSLTFSSVGYAEQKVAVSGDFLKVTMLTKSDSAEEVVVTTSFGIKKQARSLGYAVSTVSAKDLTESGATNIGSALYGKAAGVKIVQAPGGASSAVSVQVRGVSSIGLNTQPLYVVDGVPIRLYNDLQGNLGTNANNGGFWSQPRVQSNGVLDINPEDIASLTILKGASASALYGSEAANGVVVITTKKGSSSRGLGVDFNEVLNTEKVAYGPDYQNEYGPGQSAFSMLNNNVTIDGETYDPTTGFFTNNTTGAQHPYYNTYSQFGPKFDGRDVTYWDGTTRKYSANKNNYMDFFQSGYNSNANIAVSNASDKGSYRFSYTRMDYKGIMPGSKLNKNNFNFNGTLKLSDRVSLDVVSSFNNNYTHNRPYMLGQIFGSYSGFFSRMDDMNTFKNLYKTSDGYKYVGYTTNPQYDESEVFKYATNATNILDYYWNAYSNSYDEHQNRFINSVTLNVAFSDHLRFRGRVGGDFTSFNSEEKDANTIPNSLGNSGTYAITTNTYNIFYGDGTLTYNNKIGNDLDFTIMGGASGRKQIYKSLYSTTNTGLGTEDWYSLNNSLSAVTSSTNNGNQLDIASFGTIDLNYKGLIYLEGTGRYEATSTLPSNANNYFYPSVNGSFILSDAVKLPKFFNYAKIRASYGLVGNHPNIYQANVAYTQNTLNYNSSNVLYQYMVGSTFGNNNIKSEKKREAEFGLETRVLNNKLGIDLSFYTNKVSNQILTISVPSSSGALAYLANAGDLANYGYEAALNYSAITTRNFSWTTRFNFAINKNKLTSLPNGQTNLINNSFDGGYAIIRSSVNDALGNIYVHPKATDGNGNAIIDDNGYYTVNTSDYQKVGNIMPKMVGGFSNSFKYKGFGLDFTIDYRLGGNMISIPTYYQMGAGMYKSTLQYRDAAHGGIAYNVESSTTGYTNVANDNGTYHDGLILKGVTSSGATNTKVISAEQYYSNTYNWETAGLYENAVFKNSYIKFRELTFSYNLPKTFTQKIHFQNLQFALIGRNLFYIWKTLPHGIDPEAGVGSSWMSQGVDIGAAAPTRSYGISLRASF, translated from the coding sequence ATGTGGATCAAAAACTGTCGTTGGCTATTAATGCTGATGGCCATGTTCATGATGGTCTGTGGCTATGCCCAGCAAATTAAAACAGTAACTGGTTCGGTTTCTGATGAAAAGGGAACCCCTGTTGAAGGTGTCTCTATAAGAGTTACAAATGGTAAAGCGCTAGGTATGACTGATACCAAAGGTAGCTTTTCTGTAAAAATTGGTACAACTGTAAGTTCATTAACATTTAGTTCTGTTGGTTACGCAGAACAAAAAGTTGCTGTTAGTGGTGATTTTTTAAAAGTAACAATGTTAACTAAATCAGATTCCGCTGAAGAGGTAGTTGTAACTACATCTTTTGGTATTAAAAAACAAGCACGTTCTTTGGGGTATGCAGTAAGTACTGTTTCTGCTAAAGATTTGACCGAAAGCGGAGCTACAAATATTGGATCTGCACTTTATGGTAAAGCGGCCGGTGTAAAAATAGTACAGGCTCCTGGAGGTGCTTCTAGTGCAGTCAGTGTACAAGTTCGCGGAGTTTCTTCAATTGGTTTAAATACACAACCGCTTTATGTGGTTGATGGTGTGCCTATTCGTTTGTATAATGATCTTCAAGGAAATTTAGGTACTAATGCAAATAATGGTGGTTTTTGGAGTCAACCTAGAGTACAGAGCAATGGTGTATTAGATATAAATCCGGAGGATATAGCTAGCTTGACTATTTTGAAAGGGGCGAGTGCATCTGCCTTATATGGCTCTGAAGCAGCGAATGGTGTAGTTGTTATTACAACAAAAAAAGGCTCCTCTTCAAGAGGCTTGGGTGTCGACTTTAATGAAGTATTAAATACCGAAAAAGTTGCATATGGTCCTGATTATCAAAATGAGTATGGACCTGGTCAAAGTGCATTTTCAATGTTAAATAACAATGTAACTATCGATGGTGAAACTTATGATCCAACTACAGGTTTTTTTACCAACAATACTACGGGTGCTCAACATCCTTATTATAATACTTATTCTCAATTCGGTCCAAAATTCGATGGTCGTGATGTAACTTATTGGGATGGAACCACTAGAAAGTATAGTGCGAATAAGAATAACTATATGGATTTTTTTCAATCTGGATATAATTCTAATGCGAATATTGCAGTATCTAATGCATCTGATAAAGGTAGTTATAGATTCTCCTATACACGTATGGATTACAAAGGGATTATGCCTGGTAGTAAATTGAATAAAAATAACTTCAATTTTAACGGAACTTTGAAGTTGTCTGATAGAGTGAGTTTAGATGTTGTATCATCATTCAATAATAATTATACGCATAATAGACCATATATGTTAGGTCAGATTTTTGGCTCTTATAGTGGATTTTTCAGCCGTATGGATGATATGAACACATTTAAAAATCTATACAAAACTTCTGATGGATACAAATATGTAGGGTATACAACAAATCCTCAATATGATGAGAGTGAAGTATTTAAATATGCAACGAATGCAACTAACATACTAGATTATTATTGGAATGCATATAGTAATAGCTATGATGAACATCAAAATCGTTTTATAAATAGTGTAACATTAAATGTTGCTTTTTCAGATCATTTGAGATTCCGTGGTAGAGTAGGTGGTGATTTTACCAGTTTTAATAGTGAAGAAAAAGATGCTAATACCATTCCCAATTCTTTAGGTAATTCCGGTACATATGCTATTACGACAAATACTTATAATATATTTTATGGCGATGGTACATTGACTTATAATAATAAAATTGGTAATGACTTAGATTTTACTATTATGGGTGGTGCTTCTGGTCGCAAACAGATATACAAATCTCTTTATAGTACAACAAATACAGGTCTGGGTACAGAAGATTGGTATAGCTTGAATAATTCATTGTCCGCAGTTACAAGTTCTACTAATAATGGGAATCAGTTAGATATAGCTAGTTTTGGAACTATAGATTTAAACTATAAAGGTTTGATTTATTTAGAAGGAACAGGAAGATATGAAGCTACGTCAACTTTGCCAAGTAACGCTAATAACTATTTTTATCCTTCAGTGAATGGAAGCTTTATATTGTCAGATGCTGTTAAATTGCCAAAATTTTTCAATTATGCTAAAATTAGAGCTTCTTATGGGTTAGTGGGTAATCATCCAAATATTTATCAGGCAAATGTTGCTTACACTCAAAATACGTTAAATTATAATTCAAGTAATGTATTGTATCAATATATGGTTGGTTCTACATTTGGAAATAATAACATAAAATCTGAAAAGAAAAGAGAAGCTGAGTTTGGTTTGGAAACAAGAGTGCTAAATAATAAATTGGGCATTGACTTAAGCTTTTATACCAACAAAGTGTCTAATCAGATTCTTACAATCTCTGTACCTTCGTCTTCTGGTGCGTTGGCTTATTTGGCTAATGCAGGCGATCTAGCCAACTATGGATATGAAGCTGCATTAAATTATTCAGCGATAACTACAAGAAACTTTTCGTGGACCACTAGATTTAATTTTGCAATTAATAAAAATAAATTAACCTCATTGCCTAATGGTCAAACAAATTTGATTAACAATTCATTTGATGGAGGCTATGCCATCATTAGATCCTCAGTAAATGACGCATTGGGAAATATATACGTTCATCCTAAAGCTACAGATGGTAATGGTAACGCTATTATAGATGATAATGGTTATTATACTGTGAATACAAGTGATTATCAAAAAGTAGGTAATATTATGCCTAAAATGGTAGGTGGATTTTCTAATAGCTTTAAGTATAAAGGGTTTGGATTAGATTTTACAATAGATTATCGTTTAGGAGGAAATATGATTTCTATTCCTACTTATTATCAAATGGGGGCAGGTATGTATAAAAGTACACTTCAATACAGAGATGCTGCACATGGAGGTATTGCTTATAATGTTGAATCGTCAACTACAGGATACACAAATGTTGCAAATGATAATGGTACATACCATGATGGTTTAATTTTAAAGGGTGTAACTTCATCAGGAGCTACTAATACTAAAGTTATTTCAGCAGAACAGTATTACTCTAATACTTATAATTGGGAAACTGCGGGTTTATATGAAAATGCAGTGTTCAAGAATAGTTATATTAAATTCAGAGAATTGACATTTAGTTACAATTTGCCGAAAACGTTTACCCAAAAGATTCATTTTCAAAATTTACAATTTGCTTTGATTGGACGTAATTTATTCTATATATGGAAAACATTGCCCCACGGTATTGATCCAGAGGCAGGTGTAGGTTCTTCTTGGATGAGTCAGGGTGTGGATATTGGTGCGGCCGCTCCAACTAGAAGTTATGGTATTAGTTTGAGAGCAAGCTTCTAA
- a CDS encoding sugar MFS transporter, translated as MSILQPYNFTMATNNIVQEPIAQKKNTYLVPLIVLTSLFFMWGFLRSMTDVIIPYFRKLFTLNYAQSMLVQFCFLGAYFIGSIIYYSISLKKGDPIQRIGYKKSVLIGITLSTMGCLLFLPASYFASYPLFLFALLILGFGFTLLEITANAFVTLLGSEETASGRLNLTQAFNSLGTTLGPLIGGYMIFTLFTNPQTGVPTENAARIPYLIFACIFIVLGILIALVKFPKLTNSNTEIEKIEGKGAWQFPQLKLGMLGIFFYNGAETGIGSFIIVLLEQKFGFSDAISKNYVSLYWGGAMIGRFLAPIAFNKTMSLGKRLIYMIGIALLVFGVLSLINPLSLHDIQFLLYFIALNIIGFILGKRNAGLTLAIFAIISAAFVLIGATSDNHWIIYTFLAIGLFNSIMFSNIYTLGITGLGKHASQGSSLLIMAILGGGLLSFVQGIIADKYGVQTSFLLHVISYSYLVFFGLYCFKNLKKYLG; from the coding sequence ATGAGTATCTTGCAACCCTATAATTTTACAATGGCAACAAATAACATAGTACAAGAACCAATTGCGCAGAAAAAAAATACGTATCTCGTTCCTTTAATTGTCCTTACCTCTCTATTTTTTATGTGGGGATTTTTGCGCTCCATGACGGACGTCATCATTCCGTATTTTAGAAAATTATTTACATTAAACTATGCCCAGTCGATGCTGGTGCAGTTTTGTTTTTTAGGTGCGTATTTTATAGGTTCCATTATTTATTATAGTATTTCCCTAAAAAAAGGTGATCCTATTCAAAGAATTGGTTATAAAAAATCAGTATTGATTGGAATTACACTTTCTACAATGGGCTGTTTATTATTCTTGCCGGCCTCCTATTTCGCATCTTATCCATTGTTTTTATTTGCACTATTAATTTTAGGATTTGGGTTCACTTTATTAGAAATCACTGCCAATGCATTTGTAACACTTTTAGGTTCGGAAGAAACAGCATCAGGAAGATTAAATCTTACACAAGCCTTTAATTCATTGGGAACGACACTAGGCCCATTGATTGGCGGTTATATGATTTTTACATTATTTACCAATCCTCAAACAGGAGTACCTACTGAAAATGCGGCGAGAATTCCTTATTTAATATTTGCATGTATTTTTATAGTATTGGGAATACTTATTGCTTTAGTCAAATTTCCCAAACTCACGAATTCCAATACTGAAATTGAAAAAATAGAAGGAAAAGGCGCTTGGCAATTTCCACAACTCAAATTGGGAATGTTGGGTATTTTCTTTTACAATGGAGCAGAAACGGGCATTGGTAGTTTTATTATCGTCCTACTCGAACAAAAATTTGGTTTTTCTGATGCCATATCCAAAAACTATGTTTCTCTTTATTGGGGGGGCGCCATGATTGGTAGATTCCTCGCACCTATAGCATTTAACAAAACAATGTCTTTAGGAAAAAGGTTGATTTATATGATCGGTATTGCACTATTGGTATTTGGCGTATTATCATTGATCAATCCGCTTTCCTTACATGATATTCAGTTTTTGCTCTACTTCATCGCTTTGAATATTATAGGATTTATTTTAGGAAAAAGAAATGCAGGTTTAACCTTAGCGATATTTGCTATTATCAGTGCCGCCTTTGTTCTTATTGGGGCAACCAGCGATAATCATTGGATTATTTATACATTTCTTGCTATCGGTTTATTCAATTCAATCATGTTTTCCAATATTTATACTTTGGGAATTACAGGATTGGGTAAACATGCAAGTCAAGGTTCGTCGCTATTAATTATGGCAATATTAGGAGGAGGATTATTATCCTTCGTCCAAGGGATTATTGCTGATAAATATGGTGTACAAACCTCATTTTTGTTACATGTTATATCTTATTCCTACTTAGTTTTTTTCGGACTATACTGTTTTAAAAACTTGAAAAAATACCTAGGATAA
- a CDS encoding CopD family protein, translating to MYLYIKALHIIFVVCWFAGLFYFPRLLIYNREAQDKESPEKEILSKQYLTMQKRLWLGITWPSAVLTLILGPTVMFMGSWDAMLIHTSDANWLWIKLFFVVVLYGYHLSLHYIYKLQQANDYRYTGQQLRIWNEIATILLFAIVFLATVKSSLSFVWGILGIVILFIVLMAAIRIYARIRKK from the coding sequence ATGTATCTATATATCAAAGCATTACATATCATTTTTGTTGTTTGCTGGTTTGCAGGTTTGTTTTATTTCCCTAGATTACTTATTTATAATCGTGAGGCACAGGATAAAGAATCGCCGGAAAAGGAAATTCTATCAAAGCAATATTTAACTATGCAAAAAAGGCTTTGGTTAGGTATTACATGGCCATCAGCAGTATTGACATTGATATTAGGTCCGACGGTCATGTTTATGGGAAGTTGGGATGCGATGTTGATACATACCTCTGATGCTAATTGGCTTTGGATCAAATTATTTTTTGTCGTTGTACTATATGGCTATCATCTGAGTTTACATTATATATACAAATTACAACAGGCGAATGATTATCGTTATACAGGACAGCAATTACGTATTTGGAATGAGATTGCAACTATTTTATTATTTGCCATCGTTTTTTTGGCTACTGTAAAAAGTAGTTTGAGCTTTGTATGGGGGATTTTGGGAATTGTTATTTTGTTTATTGTGTTGATGGCTGCGATTCGTATATATGCGAGAATTAGAAAAAAATAA
- the hemH gene encoding ferrochelatase produces the protein MAKKGLILMNLGSPASTKVSDVRKYLREFLMDEKVLDLPYLGRFMLVNCIIAPFRAPKSAEAYRSIWTKDGSPLITLTKDLKAALDGMVPESIEIVMRYGHPSPEEAYNNLLKNNPDLEEVTLFPLYPHYAMSSYETAVDYMVKKYKEGNYPFKLKNIPAYFDNEFYINALANTIKPYLNQDYDKILFSYHGVPERHIHKGHAEFNPELPANTICSGECPLTFKCYRAQVRKTTKLVVEKLGIPEGKWEQTFQSRLGRDPWLQPYTAERLETLPKEGVKKLLVVSPAFVSDCLETLEEIGIQGRESFMHAGGESFEAIPCLNVSPDWIQAMVQIKETAESI, from the coding sequence ATGGCTAAGAAAGGATTGATATTGATGAATCTGGGCTCTCCAGCTTCAACCAAAGTTTCGGATGTAAGGAAATATTTACGTGAATTTTTAATGGATGAAAAGGTATTGGATTTGCCATATTTGGGTAGATTTATGCTGGTTAATTGCATTATAGCCCCCTTTCGTGCTCCAAAATCAGCAGAGGCTTATCGTTCTATTTGGACAAAAGATGGTTCGCCATTGATCACTTTGACCAAAGATTTAAAAGCAGCTTTGGATGGTATGGTTCCAGAATCGATCGAAATTGTGATGCGTTATGGACATCCCTCACCCGAAGAAGCCTATAATAATCTTTTGAAAAATAATCCTGATCTCGAGGAAGTAACGCTTTTTCCCTTATATCCGCATTATGCGATGAGTAGTTACGAAACTGCGGTGGATTATATGGTAAAAAAATATAAAGAAGGCAATTATCCCTTCAAGTTGAAAAATATTCCGGCTTATTTTGATAATGAATTTTATATCAATGCTCTTGCAAATACTATTAAGCCTTATTTGAATCAAGATTACGATAAAATATTATTTAGCTATCACGGCGTACCGGAAAGGCATATTCACAAAGGGCATGCGGAATTTAATCCCGAATTACCAGCCAATACAATTTGTTCTGGAGAGTGCCCATTGACTTTCAAATGTTATCGCGCGCAAGTACGTAAAACAACAAAATTAGTAGTTGAAAAATTAGGAATTCCTGAGGGTAAATGGGAACAAACTTTTCAGTCTCGATTAGGTCGGGATCCTTGGTTACAACCATATACGGCGGAAAGATTGGAAACGCTTCCAAAGGAAGGCGTGAAGAAATTATTGGTTGTTTCTCCTGCTTTTGTAAGTGATTGTTTGGAGACATTGGAAGAAATAGGTATTCAGGGTAGAGAATCCTTTATGCATGCGGGTGGTGAATCATTTGAGGCTATTCCTTGTCTCAATGTATCTCCAGATTGGATTCAAGCGATGGTACAAATTAAAGAAACAGCAGAATCGATTTAG
- the hemF gene encoding oxygen-dependent coproporphyrinogen oxidase: MEQILTQPKLSLQPIKDEWISFIHDLQDTICSALENCDGKAHFFEDKWERAGGGGGKTRVICDGNVFEKGGVNTSIVYGDVTDEMRRALPDMKGEKWFACGLSMVLHPSNPFVPTTHCNYRMFELYDNDGNIVDRWFGGGTDLTPYYLFEEDAVHFHQSYKNYCDKFDSNFYSLFKKECDIYFGNKHRNNENRGIGGIFYDHQRPTEDKDSQFWMNFAKECGYGFIDAYIPIVNKRKTMAYSPEHKYWQEIRRGRYTEFNLVWDRGTIFGLRTNGRTESILMSLPPTVRFDYNYRPKEGSEEAKLQAVCEQPIEWLA, from the coding sequence ATGGAGCAAATATTAACTCAACCTAAGCTTTCACTACAACCTATTAAAGACGAATGGATCAGTTTCATTCACGATTTACAAGATACGATATGTTCCGCTTTGGAAAACTGTGATGGAAAAGCACATTTTTTTGAAGATAAATGGGAACGCGCTGGAGGCGGTGGTGGTAAGACGCGTGTTATTTGTGATGGAAATGTATTTGAAAAAGGTGGTGTAAATACTTCTATCGTATATGGAGATGTAACGGATGAAATGCGTCGTGCATTACCAGATATGAAAGGAGAGAAGTGGTTCGCCTGCGGTTTGAGTATGGTATTGCATCCGTCTAATCCTTTTGTACCAACGACACATTGCAACTATAGAATGTTTGAACTATATGACAATGATGGCAATATTGTAGATCGTTGGTTTGGTGGTGGTACAGATTTGACGCCGTATTATTTATTTGAAGAAGATGCAGTTCATTTTCACCAATCGTATAAAAACTATTGCGATAAATTCGATAGTAATTTTTATAGTTTGTTTAAAAAAGAATGCGATATCTATTTTGGCAATAAGCATAGAAATAATGAAAATAGAGGTATTGGTGGTATTTTCTATGATCATCAAAGACCTACTGAAGATAAAGATTCTCAATTTTGGATGAATTTTGCGAAAGAATGTGGCTATGGATTTATTGACGCCTATATTCCAATAGTGAACAAAAGAAAAACGATGGCGTATTCTCCTGAACATAAATATTGGCAAGAGATTAGAAGAGGTCGTTATACAGAATTTAACCTAGTGTGGGATCGAGGCACTATTTTTGGTTTGCGTACCAATGGCCGTACGGAAAGTATATTGATGAGTTTGCCTCCAACAGTGAGATTTGACTATAATTATCGTCCAAAAGAAGGAAGCGAAGAAGCAAAATTACAAGCTGTATGCGAACAGCCAATTGAATGGTTGGCTTAA
- a CDS encoding universal stress protein yields the protein MKKSILLPTDFTELAYHAADYAINLAKQINISEIIIYHAWQAPVTIDAGYSNANLMNGEELREISDENLNSFAEKIQKIAGDSIQIIKEIEYSPVASGVEDICEKHDVAYVVMSVSGSGKFVEKVIGSNAVTTAKNSTIPVIIVPANYHFQPIKNIALSCDYKEIKSTIPITPIKTILNETTAKLFVVNVDVTRELSDQDLEDANKMLHESFESTDPEFHILEEDNFVDAINNFSKENDIDLIIAVPKKKGFFETLFKGSRTTELAFNSKTPILVVH from the coding sequence ATGAAAAAGTCCATATTGCTACCAACCGATTTTACGGAATTGGCTTACCATGCAGCTGATTACGCAATTAATTTAGCAAAGCAAATAAATATTTCTGAAATTATCATTTATCATGCATGGCAAGCGCCTGTGACGATTGATGCAGGGTACAGCAATGCTAATTTGATGAATGGTGAAGAACTAAGAGAAATTAGTGATGAAAATCTAAATTCATTTGCTGAAAAAATACAAAAAATAGCTGGTGACTCTATTCAAATAATTAAAGAAATTGAATATAGCCCAGTAGCGAGTGGTGTAGAAGATATCTGTGAGAAACATGATGTTGCTTATGTTGTGATGAGTGTGTCTGGTTCTGGTAAATTTGTGGAAAAAGTAATTGGTAGTAATGCGGTCACTACGGCTAAAAATAGCACCATTCCCGTAATTATCGTTCCCGCTAATTATCATTTTCAACCGATTAAGAATATTGCACTTTCTTGTGATTATAAAGAAATAAAAAGTACGATTCCAATTACTCCTATTAAAACCATCTTAAATGAAACCACTGCAAAATTGTTTGTGGTAAATGTCGATGTGACGCGTGAATTGTCTGATCAAGATTTAGAAGATGCTAATAAAATGTTGCATGAATCATTTGAATCAACTGATCCAGAATTTCATATATTGGAAGAAGATAATTTCGTAGATGCAATCAATAATTTTTCCAAAGAAAATGATATTGATTTGATTATAGCTGTTCCGAAAAAGAAAGGTTTTTTTGAAACATTGTTCAAAGGAAGTCGTACGACAGAATTAGCATTTAATAGTAAGACGCCGATTTTGGTAGTTCATTAA